ATTAATTATAAATAAACAAAAAGTAACTTCCTCTGCAAAATGGGTATGGAGGGGGAAGAAAGCAAATGGATAAATTAATGGAAAGCCGTTGGTTCATGAGGATTGTTGCTTTCGCTTTAGCCTCTTTATTGTTTATCTCAGTAAATGTGGATAATGATCGCACAAAAACAAGTGGAAATGGCTCTAATGAGGATTCAATTACAATTAATGATGTTCCTATAACGTCTTACTATGATACAGAGAATTTGGTTGTTTCTGGTTTACCTGAAACAGTAGATATTACTTTATCAGGTACTAAAAGCCTAGTACAAACGACAAAAGCTAGGGGAGTCTTTAACCTATTTGTTGATTTAGAAGACGTGACGGTTGGTGAGCACAACGTACCCATCCAATATAAAGATATACCAGATAATTTGGATGTAATAATCGAACCAAAGTATATCGATATAGATGTACAAGAAAAAGTGACCGAAGAATTTGTGGTGGAACCTGAACTTAACGAATCCTTATTAGCAGAAGGTTACGAAATTGAGGAATTGCTTGTCGAACCTAATAAAGTGTCTATTTCAGGGGCAAAAAGTGATATTGAAGCTATTACGTATGTAAAAGCGTCGATAGAACTTAATGACCTTGTTGATGGAAACTTGATAAAAGAAGCTAGGGTGCTAGCATTTGACGATGCTTTAAATAAATTAAATGTAACTATCGAGCCAAAAGTAGTAGATGTGAAAATAAATGTAGTCAATCCTTCAAAAGAAGTTCCTATTAAAGTTGAGACAAAAGGAACTTTACCTGATGGCGTCGAATTAGATACTATTGAAGTGGAACCAAATAAAATACAAGTATTTGGACGCAGCTCAGCATTAAATGAATTAGACGAGTTAGAAGTAGAAATAGACTTATCGAAAATAGAAAAGGATACAACACTTGAGGTTCCTGTTACGCTACCGAGTGGATTAAATAAAAGCCAACCTTCTTCCGTATCTGTAAACGTGAATGTTAAGGTAATGGGGAAAAGAACGTTTTTACATCTCCCAATTAATATCCGCGGAGCAATTCAAGAAGATAGTGTGACGTTTCTTTCTCCAAATGATGGATCGGCTGATGTGATAGTAGAAGCCTATCAAGATATTCTCGATGAATTAACGGAGAAAGATGTAAAGCCGTTTATTGATGTTTCAGACCTTCCACCGGGTGAGCACGAAGTAGATTTGAGTGTAGAAGGTCTTGAAAAGGTCAAGTGGTCGTCATCTGTCGAAAAGGTAAAAGTGAAAATTGAATGATCAGCTAGTTACATATTGGGAAAGAAAAAGGAGAGATTGTGTTTATGGGTAAGTATTTTGGAACAGATGGTGTTCGAGGTGTTGCCAATACAGAACTAACGCCAGAAATTGCGTTTCAGCTCGGTCGTTATGGTGGATATGTGTTAACTCAAGGGAAGGATCGCCCGAAAATTCTTATTGGGAGAGATACACGTATTTCTGGCCATATGCTAGAGGGTGCACTTGTGGCTGGGCTGTTATCTATTGGAGCAGAAGTGATGCGCTTAGGCGTAATATCTACACCAGGTGTTGCTTTTTTAACAAAAGTGTTAGATGCACAAGCAAGTGTCATGATTTCTGCCTCTCATAACCCTGTAGATGACAACGGTATTAAGTTTTTTGGTTCTGATGGATTCAAGCTTTCAGACGAACAAGAACTTAAAATCGAAGCCCTTCTGGATCAAAAAGAAGATAATCTTCCTCGGCCAATTGGTGCTGACTTAGGACTTGTAAATGATTATTTTGAAGGAGGACAAAAGTACCTTCAATATTTAAAGCAGACG
The DNA window shown above is from Bacillus spongiae and carries:
- a CDS encoding YbbR-like domain-containing protein encodes the protein MDKLMESRWFMRIVAFALASLLFISVNVDNDRTKTSGNGSNEDSITINDVPITSYYDTENLVVSGLPETVDITLSGTKSLVQTTKARGVFNLFVDLEDVTVGEHNVPIQYKDIPDNLDVIIEPKYIDIDVQEKVTEEFVVEPELNESLLAEGYEIEELLVEPNKVSISGAKSDIEAITYVKASIELNDLVDGNLIKEARVLAFDDALNKLNVTIEPKVVDVKINVVNPSKEVPIKVETKGTLPDGVELDTIEVEPNKIQVFGRSSALNELDELEVEIDLSKIEKDTTLEVPVTLPSGLNKSQPSSVSVNVNVKVMGKRTFLHLPINIRGAIQEDSVTFLSPNDGSADVIVEAYQDILDELTEKDVKPFIDVSDLPPGEHEVDLSVEGLEKVKWSSSVEKVKVKIE